The region AAAGCTGCCTAAAGCTAGTCAGACTTTGGAATCGGCCACCGAGAACGCTGAAACTGCTTGGAGCAGATTGAAAGCATCTTTGGTTGATACGGATAAGGTTAAAGGTTCTATTGAAGTTTGGACAAGTTTTCTTGAAACATTAACTGACGTTGTTAATGCCGAAGCGAAGCGTCTAAACAAAATACTAAAGACGTACCTAGCGCAGCGGCTGGAGCGATGTACGATGTTAACGAATATAGCGGTGGTTATTACGTTCCAAAAGATCCTTACGCTAATGAAAATGCAAAGGCTAATAAGTACGGAATTACAGAAAATTACTTGACCACTGGTAATTTTAGTGGTCAATCGGCACAATCGTTGAAAGAGTACAACGACGCTCAACAAAGAATCGCTGACCAAAAGAAGAAGGACGCTGTTGAAGAAGCTAAGTTGATGGCTTCTATAAATCTTGAAAATGAGAAGTTAAGGATTCAGCTTAAAGATATTTCGGATTATGAAAAGCAAAAACTTATTACAATCGCTGAGTACAATTCTCAAATTTCTTTAGCTGAGAAAGAATACCAAAAGAAAGGGCTTAGGGAACAACTTGCTCTACAGCTTAGAAAGCTGGCTTTAGAACAAGAAAGACAAATTACCGAAGAGTTACAAAAACAAGCAAAAGCTGCCGATGATGCATTTGCAAACGCAACAGGCATTTCTTACGCTGCTTATAGCGTTGCTAATCCTGGTGGTGTTGATAAGGATTTGCCTGGGTACAGACCTTCTTTAACAAAGTCGATGGTTGAAAACGATAATAAAACTATCGAAGATCAAGCTAAGGCTTGGGAAGAGTGGAATAAGCAAATTAAGGAGCAAGCTGACGCTTGGCAAAAGTCTGTAGACGCTGGTAAAGATTTGTCGATGAAATACGCGCCTGAGTTTGACAAACTCCAAATGGAGTACGAGAACGAACAGCAGCTTATTGTTGATGCAACTTTCCGTACAGGTGAAGAACGTAACCGAGTGATGAAAGCATTAAACGATCAGTATTTGCGCGATCAAGCCGGAAATGCTTGCCAAGTCTGCAACGGCTGTTACTTCTGCCGGACAATCCTTATTTAGCGATATTGCTGGAGCCATGAAAATGCGCTCCGACTATGAGTACAACACTCAGAAAACCTCTATCGAAAAGCGCCTGTCTCTTACAGGTCTTGAAGGTGATGCGCGGGTTGCTCAACAGCGCCGCCGTGATGAAGCCTTGGAAGCCCTTGACGAGAAGCGTCAGAATGATATGCAAGGTTCTTACCTAACCATGTTCATGATCGCTAAAGGCTTCGCCCTGGCTGAATCTGCCATCAAGCTGAATCTGGCCATTGCCAACGCCGCTGCTAGTGGACCTTTCCCGGCCAACCTTGCTGCAATGGCCGCTGTAGCCGCTGCTGTTGGATCTGTGGTCACAAACATTGCCGAGATCAACTACGCAGGTGCCTATGACAAGGGTGGGTTCATTCCAGCCGGACAAATCGGTCTTGTTGGTGAAGTTGGCCCTGAGCTTGTTTCCGGTCCTGCAAGAGTTACAAGCCGTGCCGATACAGCAGCGATGTTTGGCGGCAAGCCAACCGTAAACATTACAACTACGGTAATGACAATGTTAATGTAAAGCAAAGCAGTGACGGCAAGTCAATTGACGTGTTTGTTGGTGAAGTAGCTAAACGTGCCGAATCCCAAATGGCTACAGGTCTTCGTTCTGGTCGCGGTGAATTTTCATCCGCTTTGAAAGATACCTTTAACTTGACAAGGCAGGGTGGATAATGGCTACAATAGCTTGGCCATTATCATTGCCTTTGCCAACCGCAAACGGCTTTAACGTAAACCCAAAACTGACTGGAAATACAACTACATTCCAGTCTGGAAGAACTAGGGTTACTAGAACAAGGTCTTTGCAAAACGACCGTTGTTACATTTCCTCATCTTTGAAGTTCATTTACGCTGCAAGAATACTCAGTCTTTGCAGAGTTTTATGACACCAACTGGAAGAAGTTATCTCCGCAACAAAACTCTTTGTATTTCACAATTGGCGGAAACATTTGGTCTGGTTGGCCGTCTAGCAGAGTGCGTTGTTCTTTAGACGAAAACACTTGGTCAGTTTCTTTTGACTTTGAAGGATTCTTGCCGCAGGAAGCCTTTACCTTTTCAGCAGACGAGCTAGACCCAATCAATCCTCTGTGGCCACAAGATGAGTTTCCTTTGCAGATAGGTTCTAAGTTTGATAGGTTTTCTTCCGATGTAATTGAAGCAAGTGACAACTTTTTATTGTCCAGGTCAAATCTTGCAAAAGATGTTTTTTCATATTGCACAGTAACTACAAAACCTGCTGATATATCCAGAATCTTTAGGTTGTTGGTTTGGTGGAGTAGAGCTTGTTGTTGCGGAGCTTTACCTTTCAAGCTATCGGCTGACAATTTAGATTTGGGATTGATTAACGGTATTCCAGCAACAGCTTCCGGTTTTTATGTCGGTAAGTTCTTAGCTCCCCCAACATTTAATTTTGACGGTTGGTTTGGAAAAGCGTCAGCAAACTTGGTTTTGCAACCTTTCCGTACTAGTTTTACAACAGTATCCATAATGATTGGAAACGATGGGGCTTGGCTGGCTGGTGACAACGGATCTGTAATGGAAGGTGTTTCAAATGGCTGATCCTATCTTGAAAAGACTTTACGAGTATCCTTTAGCTTCAATCTTTAACGGGGTTTTTGCTCAGGATAAACTTGGTGGAATTACCGAATCTGTTGGGCCGGATCAAGTATTTGCGGCTTTAGACGCTGAGGGTTTTGCAAGAGATATTGATTTGCCAGCGCCGTCATCTGCGGCACCGCAAGACCTCGGAACGACAAATTCCGGCAGTAGCGAAAACTACTCGCGAGCTGACCACCGGCACAAGATGCCATCGCTGGCAGATATTGGTGCTGTTGCGCTCGGCGAAACATCATCAACCGCCTACCGTGGTGATCGCGGGAAAACAGCTTACGATCACTCGCAGATCACGGGGTCGAATCCGCACGCCACGACAGCAACGCAGGTCGGGGCAGAGCCTAGCTTGGGCAACCCTGGCGGGATCACTCCGCTGTGGTTGCAGACTATCGCAGGTGTCCGCGCATGGGTCCAGCTTGTCGCGGAAGACATCACTGATCTAGCAACAGTGCTCGGCGCATACCTGACCAAAAACAACCCGACATACACGGGCGTGCTGTCGGGGCCATCCGCGAAGATCGGGGACGCCAGCGGAGCGAGCTCGTTTGTGATGCGCCTCAAGAGCGCCGATCACTGCCAGCAGCTCAACCAGACGACCGGAACAAGCAAAGCGGCGGCATTTATCGGAATGACCCCATCGGGGATCTGGGCGTGGGGCGTGCTGGACACCGGCCTGGATGGCGCTCCGGTGGGGTGTTGGGCGATCAATGACGCAAGCGCGGCGCGGGTTTGGGGTACCGCTGCCGGGATGTGGATTCGCGGCACACTCAACCTGACCGGAAGCCTGACCGGCATCGACGCCAAGCTGATCGGCACCGGATCCGACACGTTTGGCGCGGCCCCCGGCGTGCTGATGGCAGACGCGGCGACCGGATACGCCAATGCGTGCGCGGTCCAGATGACGGCGGCAGGCGGGATGGCGTTTTGGACGTGGACCGGGTCAGTTTGGCGTAACTATTGGAGTATCACCTACCTGGGCACACTCCGCAACAGTTCGTTCTCTGGCGGTGGGACGCGCCCCGTCTACGTGAACAATTCCGGCGACCTCACGCCCACCGGCCCCGATTTATTCGTCACCAAAACAGCCAGCTACAATTTCACCGGGATCACGGCGGATCTAATCAAGCACTCCAGCGGGGACGTGGTGGCGACACTTTCTGGCGGCGTGCCAGGGAAGATGTACACGCTCGTGTCTGTGGCGGCGCTGCTAATCGTGATCCCGGTAGGCGTGACCCTCTACGGCACGAGCGGCATCTGGGACAATGCGTCCGGGTTCACGCTCGGCGGAATGCGGCCAGTCACGCTCCAATGCCTGTCTGACACAGAGTGGCTTATTCCCAATTACGTACCATAGCAGCGATAGGATTTTGCAATGGATTTAGAATCGGAAGCCTTGAGAGAAGCCTACGCCGTAGCACCTGCTGACACGGTAGTTTTGGACACTCTTGAAGTTTCCAGATCTGGTCAACCTAGCATTTTCATAACAAACAACTACACACCTTTTTCAGCAGCTTTGGAAACAGGTTCTACAGTTACGTTTTTGCCAATACCTTTTAAAGTAAATCTTCCCAGTAAGGCAAAAGACACACTGCCTGTTATGAAGATTAGTATTGCAAATCCAGATCAATTGGTTAGTAACTATCTAAGAGAGGCTTTGGTTGACAAGTCTCCTGTTGTTGTCAAGTTTAGGCCGTTTTTATTAGCCACAAACCAAGATCCACAATACCAACTGCCAATTCCTATGATTTTCCACATCGGACCTGTTAATTTTGGATTAGCGCAAGTTGATGTTCAGTGTCTGTTTCCAAACATTGCTAACAAAAGATTTCCAAATGAATCTTACACCGTGCGACTGTTTCCCGGCTTGCGTGGATGGTAGGATAGAAGCTGCCTTGGGCACCCGCTGGGTAGCCCTGGGAAAGGATCTGAGGGGGTTCGACTGCTGGGGCTTCGTTCGCTACGCACTAGGGTTGCTCGACGCTCCAGAAGCCCCGTTCTTCGACCAGCAGGCACGGCCTGGGCAGATCCAAGCTCTTGCCAAGAGCTTTCAGCAGGTTCCGCCAAGACCGCCTACAGTATCATCCTGCTTGGCACTAAAGGCCACTTTAACCATGTGGGAGTCTACCACCCGACTGAACAGTACCATTGCATAGAGCATGGCGGTGTCTGTGGCTAGAGGTTTGACAGGCTTGGAATGTTGGGGTTTGATTGTTTGAGTATTACAAGTGGGGGTGCTTTGTGATAACGGTAAATACAAGACAAATCCCTTTTAAGAACTACGTTGTCAGCGAAGTTTGTTTGTGAACAGAGTTTACAGGATGTATTAAAACCTTTTATGCAAGGTTCTGAGTTTCAACACCCTACGGTAGTTAGAGTTGATAGCAGTTCCGGTTTTGCGTAAAGATTGAACACCAAACTGTCTGACAACTCTGTTGTTGAAATTAGTCCTCGTTGTCGGGGCACCGTTGGCAACTGTTCCTTGGTTGCTAATGTTGCAATGCTTGTAGGTAGCGTAGCCCTCACAGCCTATGGTGTCTACAAAGCTCGCAAAGCTATGCAGGCTTTTAGGGCTGGCCAGGGTCAAGCCGAAGCGAGTCCGTTTTCTCCATTGACGGCAAGTCAAATAGAGCAAACTTGAACAACCTCGTTGAAGTTGGTTACGGCAGAAACAGAATGTGGCCAAGCTACATAAC is a window of Alphaproteobacteria bacterium DNA encoding:
- a CDS encoding DUF1833 family protein, with product MDLESEALREAYAVAPADTVVLDTLEVSRSGQPSIFITNNYTPFSAALETGSTVTFLPIPFKVNLPSKAKDTLPVMKISIANPDQLVSNYLREALVDKSPVVVKFRPFLLATNQDPQYQLPIPMIFHIGPVNFGLAQVDVQCLFPNIANKRFPNESYTVRLFPGLRGW